One stretch of Thermoproteota archaeon DNA includes these proteins:
- a CDS encoding response regulator: MSSKKTILLVDDDADLLENTAFMIKNMGFDVLTAENGSDAIEKYKEIKPNLVIMDVKMPQMDGFDAFFKIKKFDSDARVILITAYSVDEKKHLKAKSMSLITTLSKPYSFDTLEELVNKHA; the protein is encoded by the coding sequence ATGTCCTCAAAAAAGACCATTTTACTGGTAGATGATGATGCAGATCTACTAGAGAATACTGCATTTATGATAAAAAATATGGGATTTGATGTACTTACTGCTGAAAATGGATCTGATGCAATTGAAAAATACAAGGAAATAAAGCCAAATCTGGTAATAATGGATGTCAAAATGCCTCAGATGGATGGTTTTGATGCATTTTTTAAAATAAAGAAATTTGATTCAGATGCAAGAGTAATCTTGATAACTGCTTATTCGGTAGATGAGAAGAAACATCTAAAGGCAAAGAGCATGTCTTTAATCACAACATTATCAAAACCATATTCCTTTGATACTCTTGAAGAGCTTGTAAACAAACATGCTTAG
- a CDS encoding HAMP domain-containing protein: MFCGLPFCLKVIFKFKFNSLWLNRLKISFVVIGGMFVMFLVFAVYGVITFDISIEEMKKLVSSRNDVFAFNIMQDLDQQIEKRISALQELTRINEIQVALIASNDKFKHLEEVKAANPQLIDATISNSTLTPFMSEVIDRELTKELNRTKELYKDEYDFNVLQEISITNSYGANVALNSAITDDRKNDEEWWYIARDKGVYHDNLKFREDYGNYVMTFAFRVEDTEHNFLGVMRVVVTIDDLLDSFVNEVELLKLPNRNVVLLDDAGRIIYSDGIQKFENAQPVSYYDLIPNDKDIGNFELGTTNEDLRLISFAKSTGYKSFEGFNWIVVVDQQRSSFVDEFVDLRNSILLISVIGMIASILIGFGISQLVTKPLKNLTNMAKSISKGDFDVRAKHSNVTELQIIGDSFNQMTESLQKLIETEKKLAEANAQVKNERFTAIGELAANVAHDLKNPLTTVRSSAEILKRSRTDNDPELDKVIGRMDRAIARMSHQIEGVLNYVRTTPINMTSVSIKSLIESAMETLEIPSSVSLVLPTKDDQITCDAKKMEIVFTNLILNAIQAIGKDTGTISIMINSDESFKIIEFQDTGPGIPEKIIDRIFEPLVTTKEKGTGLGLSSCKNIVEQHGGSILVKNNPTTFTVKIPISKNE, from the coding sequence ATGTTTTGTGGCCTGCCTTTTTGCCTTAAAGTGATCTTTAAATTCAAATTCAATTCACTTTGGCTGAATAGGTTGAAAATATCATTTGTAGTAATTGGTGGAATGTTTGTTATGTTTCTAGTATTTGCTGTATATGGAGTAATCACATTTGATATCAGCATTGAAGAGATGAAAAAATTGGTTTCTTCTAGAAATGATGTATTTGCCTTCAATATTATGCAGGATTTAGATCAACAGATTGAAAAAAGAATTTCTGCATTACAAGAACTGACTCGTATTAACGAAATTCAGGTGGCCTTAATTGCATCAAATGATAAATTCAAACATCTTGAAGAAGTTAAAGCTGCAAATCCACAATTAATTGATGCTACAATATCCAATAGCACTTTAACTCCATTCATGTCTGAAGTTATAGATAGGGAACTTACAAAGGAATTAAACCGAACTAAGGAACTTTACAAAGATGAATACGACTTTAACGTATTGCAAGAAATATCGATAACTAATTCATACGGTGCCAACGTCGCACTAAACTCTGCGATTACCGATGATAGAAAAAATGATGAAGAATGGTGGTATATTGCACGAGATAAGGGAGTGTACCATGATAATCTGAAGTTCCGTGAAGATTATGGAAACTATGTTATGACTTTTGCATTTCGTGTAGAGGACACAGAACATAACTTTCTTGGAGTTATGAGAGTCGTTGTAACAATAGATGATTTACTTGATTCATTCGTTAATGAGGTAGAACTTTTGAAATTACCTAATCGTAATGTTGTATTATTAGATGATGCTGGGAGAATAATTTATTCAGATGGAATTCAAAAATTTGAAAATGCACAACCTGTTTCATATTATGATTTAATTCCAAATGATAAAGACATTGGTAATTTTGAACTGGGAACGACCAATGAGGATTTGAGACTAATCTCTTTTGCAAAATCAACAGGCTACAAATCATTTGAAGGTTTTAATTGGATTGTCGTTGTTGATCAACAACGATCATCATTTGTCGATGAATTTGTAGATTTGAGAAACTCTATTTTATTAATTTCAGTAATTGGAATGATTGCTTCAATATTAATTGGATTTGGAATCTCTCAATTAGTAACAAAACCTCTGAAGAATCTTACCAATATGGCAAAATCTATCTCAAAAGGTGATTTTGATGTTAGAGCTAAACATAGTAATGTCACAGAACTTCAGATTATTGGAGATTCATTTAACCAAATGACTGAATCACTTCAAAAACTAATTGAAACAGAAAAGAAACTTGCAGAAGCTAATGCACAAGTGAAAAACGAACGATTCACTGCAATTGGGGAGCTAGCAGCAAACGTTGCACATGATCTTAAAAATCCATTAACTACCGTTCGTAGCTCAGCAGAGATTCTAAAACGTTCACGAACTGACAATGATCCTGAATTAGACAAGGTAATAGGAAGAATGGATCGTGCCATTGCTAGAATGTCTCATCAAATTGAAGGAGTCTTGAATTATGTAAGAACTACTCCCATCAACATGACTTCTGTGTCAATAAAATCTCTAATTGAATCAGCTATGGAAACACTTGAGATTCCATCTAGTGTCTCATTAGTGCTTCCAACTAAAGACGATCAAATAACATGTGATGCAAAAAAAATGGAGATCGTTTTCACGAATTTGATTTTAAATGCGATACAAGCAATTGGTAAAGATACTGGTACGATTAGTATTATGATAAATTCTGATGAATCCTTTAAGATTATTGAATTCCAAGATACTGGACCTGGTATTCCAGAAAAGATCATAGATAGAATCTTTGAACCACTTGTAACTACTAAGGAAAAAGGAACCGGATTAGGCCTATCCAGCTGTAAAAACATTGTTGAACAACATGGAGGATCTATACTTGTCAAGAATAATCCTACTACTTTTACAGTCAAGATTCCCATTTCAAAAAATGAATGA
- a CDS encoding tetratricopeptide repeat protein has translation MLIVNHKVIAIIFGMSLLLSPIVLTQDVSAQQVPTWVKNTAKWFGDGLITEKEFLKAIEYLIENKFIIINPSDDRSQNETPKPSSYDSFEKIVEKGIEELKYGDHEDAIIYFDEALKRNPDNVRAMVDKGIAKASTGDLDGAKQLFDQAIKIGEKNKSVDYRAVVNAGIALSIYGNQTEAMSYFDRVIDNSNIVRQETLYAALVNKGIVLYEQEKYPEAISYYDQALEINPGKLGAIVNKANALQEMRDYDQALEWFEKAYKITKDPLAWRPSFIVITE, from the coding sequence ATGCTTATTGTGAATCATAAAGTAATCGCAATTATTTTTGGCATGTCTTTGTTACTATCGCCAATTGTCTTAACTCAAGATGTGTCTGCACAACAAGTTCCGACTTGGGTGAAAAATACTGCTAAATGGTTTGGGGATGGATTAATCACTGAAAAAGAGTTTCTCAAAGCTATAGAGTATCTAATAGAAAACAAATTCATAATCATTAATCCATCTGATGATAGATCTCAAAACGAAACCCCTAAACCATCAAGTTATGATTCCTTTGAAAAAATTGTCGAAAAAGGAATCGAGGAATTAAAGTATGGTGACCATGAGGATGCAATTATTTACTTTGATGAGGCTCTAAAGAGAAACCCAGATAATGTTAGGGCAATGGTGGATAAGGGAATCGCAAAGGCAAGTACAGGTGATCTTGATGGTGCCAAGCAACTCTTTGATCAGGCAATAAAAATTGGAGAAAAAAACAAGTCTGTTGATTATCGGGCAGTAGTGAACGCTGGAATTGCATTATCAATATATGGAAATCAAACAGAAGCAATGTCTTATTTTGATAGGGTAATTGATAACTCCAATATAGTTAGACAGGAGACGCTATACGCAGCGCTAGTTAACAAGGGAATTGTTCTATACGAGCAAGAAAAATATCCAGAGGCCATTAGCTACTATGATCAAGCCCTTGAGATAAATCCTGGAAAACTTGGTGCCATAGTTAACAAAGCAAATGCATTACAAGAAATGAGAGACTATGATCAAGCCCTTGAATGGTTCGAAAAGGCATACAAGATTACAAAAGACCCTCTTGCATGGAGACCATCTTTTATTGTAATAACTGAGTAG
- a CDS encoding RNA methyltransferase, with translation MNLIVSCPRHFETETIQEIKGILEEIGDEDPKVTITNISGLLTVETSVEPLDVTKRIREKIEDEPWSIRYILRVIPIQVSIETTPEKIVEETLKLAKKIKEDQTYRITIEKRNSNISKSELISKIADGISRKVSLEQYDWIVLVEILGNKTGLSVLAGKDILSIEIAKRELSE, from the coding sequence TTGAATCTAATAGTTAGCTGCCCAAGACATTTTGAAACTGAAACCATACAAGAGATCAAAGGAATACTTGAAGAAATAGGGGATGAAGATCCCAAAGTTACAATAACAAACATTTCTGGACTCTTAACTGTTGAAACATCTGTTGAGCCTTTGGATGTCACCAAAAGGATTCGTGAAAAAATAGAAGATGAACCATGGTCAATCAGATACATTCTAAGAGTTATTCCGATTCAAGTTTCAATTGAGACCACACCTGAAAAAATTGTAGAGGAAACACTAAAGCTTGCAAAAAAAATCAAGGAGGATCAAACCTATAGAATCACCATAGAGAAACGAAATTCCAATATCTCAAAATCAGAATTGATTTCAAAAATAGCGGACGGAATTTCAAGAAAAGTTTCACTGGAACAATATGATTGGATAGTTTTGGTAGAAATTTTAGGCAATAAAACAGGACTTTCAGTTTTAGCAGGTAAAGATATTCTCAGTATAGAAATTGCAAAACGCGAGTTATCCGAATAA
- a CDS encoding thiamine biosynthesis protein ThiS: MVTVKLLGGAKKSFSTEKIELDVENLTINELLSNLLKNKPNNTPDLDTKNILVAVNGIDSSALEGRATKISKDDIVSIIPVIHGGSPRIKLKIGRNQVELIHIKSKHNLDESFLDSLRKKYPKLIIQAISSKFILNSNHAKKIIMLSLDSKKNNTLLSNKIETDMLMRFACTTQISDAISKAGINPNTLFTIISIGPKSIQDKLYKELESFLSKSKINSEPFLKKEFKISKKHLDAVDSQTPLEDILVEKAAVLFG, from the coding sequence ATGGTAACTGTAAAACTTCTTGGCGGGGCAAAAAAATCCTTTTCAACTGAAAAAATTGAACTTGATGTTGAAAACTTGACAATTAATGAGTTACTTTCCAATCTTTTAAAAAACAAACCAAACAACACACCTGATCTTGATACAAAAAATATTCTTGTTGCAGTTAATGGCATTGATTCTTCTGCATTGGAGGGACGGGCAACAAAAATCTCCAAGGACGATATAGTGAGTATTATACCTGTTATTCATGGTGGATCTCCCAGAATCAAATTAAAAATTGGACGCAACCAAGTAGAATTAATCCACATAAAATCAAAACATAACCTTGATGAGTCATTTTTAGATTCACTTCGAAAAAAATATCCTAAATTAATTATTCAGGCTATATCTTCAAAATTTATCCTCAATTCAAATCATGCAAAAAAGATTATCATGCTTTCATTGGACTCTAAGAAAAATAACACACTTCTATCAAACAAAATTGAGACTGATATGTTAATGCGATTTGCTTGTACAACTCAAATTTCTGATGCCATATCAAAAGCTGGAATTAATCCTAATACTTTATTCACAATAATTTCAATTGGACCTAAATCTATACAAGATAAACTTTACAAAGAATTGGAGTCCTTTTTGAGCAAATCAAAAATTAATTCAGAACCATTTCTAAAAAAAGAATTTAAAATTTCTAAAAAGCATCTAGATGCAGTAGATTCTCAAACGCCATTGGAGGACATCTTGGTAGAAAAGGCTGCAGTTTTATTCGGATAA
- a CDS encoding TatD family deoxyribonuclease, with translation MTWLMDSHIHLSDPQYDSDMEYIKKSMEKLHIKACCVSMDYENSIKTIEISKSNSLILPFIGIHPEKALEKQDSVVDLINENHASIAGIGEIGLDRTYTENESEFLKQKKVFEEQLSLAEKYDKPVSIHSRKTLDEIFDVMTSYSLDKALLHWFDGSKKQLQKAMDLNFYVSYGPVMIYAQDKQTLLSNTTEEKILVETDGPVRFSRCFALKSAQISFIPSVVFCASKVLRKTYDEMCTLIEKNSNAYLGV, from the coding sequence ATGACATGGTTGATGGATTCTCATATTCATCTTTCTGATCCTCAGTACGACTCTGATATGGAATATATCAAAAAGAGCATGGAAAAACTTCACATTAAAGCATGTTGCGTTTCAATGGATTATGAAAATTCTATCAAAACTATAGAAATATCAAAATCCAATTCGTTAATTCTGCCTTTCATCGGGATACATCCTGAAAAGGCATTAGAAAAACAAGACTCTGTTGTAGATCTAATTAATGAAAATCACGCAAGCATTGCTGGAATTGGAGAGATAGGACTGGACAGAACATATACAGAAAATGAAAGTGAATTCCTAAAACAAAAAAAAGTTTTTGAAGAACAACTGTCGCTTGCAGAAAAATACGACAAACCAGTATCTATTCATTCACGAAAAACCCTTGATGAAATTTTTGATGTAATGACCTCATACTCTCTTGATAAAGCATTATTGCATTGGTTTGATGGAAGTAAAAAGCAATTACAAAAAGCAATGGATTTGAATTTCTATGTTTCTTATGGACCTGTTATGATTTATGCACAAGACAAGCAGACTTTACTATCAAATACTACAGAAGAAAAAATTCTAGTTGAAACAGACGGGCCAGTAAGATTCTCCAGATGTTTTGCATTAAAATCTGCACAGATTAGCTTTATTCCTAGTGTTGTTTTTTGTGCCTCCAAAGTACTAAGAAAAACATATGATGAGATGTGTACCCTAATTGAGAAAAACTCTAATGCGTATTTGGGCGTATAG
- a CDS encoding histone has translation MKSTELGLSAMYRILKKSGAERVSDESADELRRVIEDIAGQIAKNAIDMSNHAGRKTVKAEDVKLASKQFFKS, from the coding sequence ATGAAATCAACAGAGCTGGGATTATCAGCTATGTATAGAATTTTAAAAAAATCAGGGGCTGAGCGAGTCAGTGACGAATCAGCTGATGAGCTAAGGCGAGTTATTGAGGATATAGCTGGACAGATTGCCAAAAATGCTATCGACATGTCAAATCATGCTGGGAGAAAGACTGTCAAAGCAGAAGATGTCAAGCTTGCATCAAAGCAGTTTTTCAAGAGCTGA
- a CDS encoding abortive phage infection protein: MAQNRLLEYIPGSRSLLIQKNSTPPLEGFSENVQQSIQEYAESAKNEVEKGNNFLQWVLTRVFEATEDDAADAIVDGANDLGIDAYLPVDFSDNKIRLFQSKYGTSHSVDAVIKFKEDVKRLLSKDVTKMRPELAHLVTKIKEKHLKIECCYVTDQRVDFEDDAVEIIGIDEIIEILWARIKKPAAGKKSSIKLEKMLRHDNTILGILKLRELTEFVTKNRDYVFESNIRQWMQFKTTVNKGLRETLQNDPGKFFYYNNGITIVVSDFEEVGDNIISLYAPQIVNGAQTSNSILDHAKRTKNLDGSMTVTIIKADDEQEQNNITKYRNSQNSVRGKDLVSLMDFHKSIKSQLKNSGYFYEIQAGSFDSKTKSKQCEYVGEPSYNVYLPDNHKKVIVAKDAIQALVAGIEQRPTEAYSSPAQFLPRGSKYDDVFNDNLKDDYRLLLYPYLVKEYAKKTLKYGKQGAHKTKRYATLFYLAVYFRILHKTILETKGDFKTDVIKLEPVFRSFKLNTRILKLADIVVTKFLEDTVVDDEIEIANTKHNFFSHHVWSDSMLRVVDKKIKQEEEEIDAIKKLVSNIL, encoded by the coding sequence TTGGCACAAAATAGATTACTAGAGTATATTCCGGGTTCACGCTCATTACTAATTCAAAAAAATTCCACTCCACCACTTGAGGGATTCTCTGAGAATGTTCAACAAAGTATTCAGGAATATGCTGAAAGTGCAAAAAACGAAGTTGAAAAAGGGAATAATTTTCTACAATGGGTTTTGACCAGAGTCTTTGAGGCAACAGAAGATGATGCTGCAGATGCAATAGTTGATGGCGCAAATGATCTTGGAATTGATGCCTACCTGCCAGTGGATTTTTCAGATAACAAGATTCGTTTGTTCCAATCAAAATATGGAACTTCACACTCAGTTGATGCAGTAATTAAATTCAAAGAAGATGTAAAGCGACTCTTAAGCAAAGACGTTACAAAAATGAGGCCAGAGCTTGCGCATTTGGTTACCAAGATTAAAGAAAAGCACCTCAAGATTGAGTGCTGCTATGTAACAGATCAAAGAGTAGACTTTGAGGATGATGCGGTAGAAATTATTGGAATTGATGAAATAATAGAGATACTTTGGGCCAGGATAAAAAAGCCGGCAGCAGGAAAAAAATCATCAATAAAACTTGAAAAGATGCTACGCCATGACAATACAATTTTGGGAATCTTGAAGCTTCGGGAATTAACAGAATTTGTTACAAAGAACAGGGATTATGTCTTTGAATCAAACATACGACAATGGATGCAGTTTAAGACGACTGTAAACAAAGGCTTGCGCGAAACATTACAAAATGATCCTGGAAAATTCTTTTACTACAACAACGGCATTACAATAGTAGTTAGCGATTTTGAAGAAGTTGGAGATAATATCATCAGCTTGTATGCACCACAAATCGTTAATGGCGCTCAAACATCAAACTCAATATTAGATCATGCCAAGAGAACAAAAAATCTTGATGGAAGCATGACTGTAACCATCATAAAGGCAGATGATGAACAAGAACAAAACAACATTACAAAGTATAGAAACTCTCAGAACTCTGTTCGCGGAAAAGACCTAGTTTCATTAATGGATTTTCACAAATCAATTAAATCACAGCTGAAAAATTCCGGATACTTTTATGAGATTCAAGCAGGCTCTTTTGATTCTAAAACCAAATCAAAACAATGTGAGTATGTTGGTGAGCCATCATACAATGTGTATCTTCCTGACAATCACAAAAAAGTAATTGTAGCAAAAGATGCCATACAAGCTCTAGTTGCAGGAATAGAACAAAGACCCACAGAAGCATACAGTTCACCTGCACAGTTCCTTCCACGAGGAAGCAAGTATGATGATGTCTTTAATGACAACTTGAAGGATGACTATAGACTGTTACTTTATCCATATCTAGTCAAAGAGTACGCCAAAAAGACCCTCAAATATGGAAAACAGGGTGCCCACAAGACAAAACGTTACGCAACTCTCTTCTATCTTGCAGTATATTTTAGAATCCTACACAAAACAATACTTGAAACAAAAGGTGATTTTAAGACTGATGTGATAAAGCTAGAGCCAGTATTTCGCAGCTTCAAGCTTAACACTAGAATACTAAAGCTTGCAGACATTGTTGTTACCAAATTTTTAGAAGACACAGTAGTAGATGATGAGATAGAAATTGCCAATACAAAACACAACTTCTTTTCCCATCACGTATGGAGTGACTCCATGCTTCGTGTTGTTGATAAAAAAATCAAGCAAGAAGAAGAAGAGATTGACGCCATAAAGAAGCTAGTCTCAAACATTTTGTAA
- a CDS encoding transcriptional regulator codes for MQIVADLLTATEQSGQEGIKTTSLLTKANLSHSRLAKFVENLTGAGLINIIEYDGKHTYVITPKGKQYLESYQKFSTIAESFGLEL; via the coding sequence ATGCAAATTGTAGCTGATCTACTTACTGCTACTGAACAGTCTGGTCAAGAAGGAATCAAGACTACTTCGCTACTAACCAAGGCAAACTTGTCACATTCAAGACTGGCAAAATTTGTTGAAAACTTGACAGGAGCTGGTTTGATTAACATTATCGAATATGACGGAAAGCACACTTACGTAATTACACCAAAAGGAAAACAATACTTAGAATCATATCAGAAATTCTCAACTATAGCAGAGTCATTTGGATTAGAGCTATAG